One Williamsia phyllosphaerae DNA segment encodes these proteins:
- the bioD gene encoding dethiobiotin synthase produces MSVLIVTGTSTDVGKTIATAAIAAAVAEAGASVGVCKPGQTGVAPGEPGDIDEVVRLTGVTSTVEGARYPEPLAPETAAARAGMPPLTLTSITDAVARVGDCDVVLVEGAGGVLVRLGVDLTVLDVATALSAPVVVVAAAGLGTLNHTELTVDAIRARGIEVSGIIIGSWPDEPDLATRCNRVDLPRLTDTPIIGVVPAGAGRLTRADFTERAPGWFDPHWVRGLKAG; encoded by the coding sequence ATGTCGGTCCTGATCGTCACCGGGACGTCCACCGATGTCGGCAAGACCATCGCGACCGCCGCCATCGCTGCCGCGGTGGCAGAGGCCGGCGCCTCGGTCGGGGTCTGCAAACCCGGGCAGACCGGCGTCGCGCCGGGCGAGCCCGGCGACATCGACGAGGTCGTGCGGCTGACCGGGGTGACCTCGACCGTCGAGGGGGCCCGATACCCCGAGCCGCTGGCACCCGAGACCGCGGCCGCTCGCGCCGGGATGCCTCCGCTGACCCTGACGTCGATCACCGACGCCGTGGCCCGGGTCGGGGACTGTGACGTCGTCCTCGTCGAGGGGGCCGGGGGAGTGCTCGTCCGACTGGGTGTCGACCTGACCGTGCTCGACGTGGCGACCGCGCTGTCGGCGCCGGTGGTCGTGGTGGCCGCGGCCGGACTGGGCACCCTGAACCACACCGAACTCACCGTCGACGCCATCCGTGCGCGCGGCATCGAGGTCAGCGGCATCATCATCGGTTCCTGGCCCGACGAACCCGATCTGGCCACCCGCTGTAATCGCGTGGACCTGCCGCGACTGACCGACACGCCGATCATTGGCGTCGTTCCCGCCGGCGCGGGGCGTCTGACACGCGCAGACTTCACCGAGCGAGCGCCCGGGTGGTTCGACCCACACTGGGTGCGGGGCCTGAAGGCGGGATAG
- the bioB gene encoding biotin synthase BioB, with the protein MTQAPVRPDQPGTHADEADILDLAREKVLERGEPLTQAETLSVLQLGDDRLTDLLQLAHDVRMKWCGPEVEVEGIISLKTGGCPEDCHFCSQSGLFTSPVRSAWIDIPSLVEAAKQTAKTGATEFCIVAAVRGPDKRLMSQVAAGIEAIRNEVDIQIACSLGMLTQEQVDELAAMGVHRYNHNLETARSHFPNVVTTHTWEEREGTLRMVREAGMEVCCGGILGMGESLEQRAEFAADLAALNPDEVPLNFLNPRPGTPFGDLDVLPAADALRAVAAFRLALPRTILRFAGGREITLGDLGAKQGILGGINAVIVGNYLTTLGRPAEADLDLLVDLQMPIKALNDSI; encoded by the coding sequence GTGACCCAGGCTCCTGTCCGCCCGGATCAGCCGGGAACCCATGCAGACGAGGCCGACATCCTCGACCTGGCCCGCGAGAAGGTGCTCGAGCGCGGTGAACCGCTGACCCAGGCCGAGACCCTGTCGGTGCTGCAGCTCGGCGACGACCGCCTGACCGATCTGCTGCAGCTCGCCCACGACGTACGCATGAAGTGGTGCGGCCCGGAGGTCGAGGTCGAGGGCATCATCTCGCTCAAGACCGGCGGCTGCCCCGAGGACTGCCACTTCTGCTCGCAGTCGGGGCTGTTCACCTCGCCCGTGCGCAGCGCGTGGATCGACATCCCGTCGCTCGTCGAGGCGGCCAAGCAGACCGCGAAGACCGGCGCGACGGAGTTCTGCATCGTCGCCGCCGTCCGCGGACCCGACAAGCGTCTGATGAGTCAGGTCGCCGCCGGCATCGAGGCCATCCGCAACGAGGTCGACATCCAGATCGCCTGCAGCCTGGGCATGTTGACCCAGGAGCAGGTCGACGAGCTCGCGGCCATGGGCGTACACCGCTACAACCACAACCTCGAGACCGCCCGGTCGCACTTCCCGAACGTGGTCACCACGCACACGTGGGAGGAGCGCGAGGGCACCCTGCGCATGGTGCGCGAGGCCGGCATGGAGGTCTGCTGCGGCGGCATCCTCGGCATGGGTGAGTCGTTGGAGCAGCGCGCCGAGTTCGCGGCCGATCTCGCGGCGCTGAACCCCGACGAGGTCCCGCTCAACTTCCTCAACCCGCGTCCGGGCACCCCCTTCGGTGACCTCGACGTGCTGCCCGCCGCCGACGCGCTGCGCGCGGTCGCGGCGTTCCGACTGGCGTTGCCGCGCACCATCCTGCGCTTCGCGGGCGGACGCGAGATCACCCTCGGTGACCTCGGCGCCAAGCAGGGCATCCTCGGCGGCATCAACGCGGTGATCGTGGGCAACTACCTCACCACCCTGGGCCGTCCCGCCGAAGCCGATCTCGATCTGCTCGTCGACCTGCAGATGCCGATCAAGGCTCTCAACGACAGCATCTGA